One region of Labrus mixtus chromosome 1, fLabMix1.1, whole genome shotgun sequence genomic DNA includes:
- the lmnl3 gene encoding lamin L3 isoform X1: MASATSTPAASGSRTSRSVSRRSAAAGLPTSSTSPTRLSRIQEKDELRSLNDRLANYIQRVQDLESERSSMLIQLEDKDESKSREMGNVRRLYEEELADVRKSLDGLAGERARLQIDYGNLYEEYRKLKARNQKKEGDLANTLSQLRTVEAALSSKDAEYTKLLSDNRRLNEDFTDLQGQLENVEVVLDDTKNQLSSEILRRVAMENQVQTLKEQLELQKNISEQEIFEIRSRHESQLVELDSGRQREFESKLSESMRGLRQDHESQLQQYKEEIDKTFSMKLQNAQQAALEKNEVASATNDELETTKLRLETLSSQLQQYQKDKMTLESRFQDLERTLDREREVWQQKIGHKEQELLNLRSQMYTQLEDYENLLDVKLALDMEINAYRKMLEVEEERLHLSPSPSQRTAVPRTHDHSSRRIRGKKRKHEGASGSSPAYKMSSHATEQSAVSVAEIDMEGKYIRLKNNSEKEQQLGGWVVRKMYQDSGDISFHIPPSCVLACGDTLTIWAEGAGAEADSRDLILQGHRSWGPIIDVRVLLLNPNHEKIAERRVCLQGRGEEETELEFDEEFVAGSDIQHYRRQDLSKEVSCAVM; this comes from the exons ATGGCCTCTGCCACCTCCACCCCTGCCGCCTCCGGGAGCCGCACCAGCCGCTCCGTCAGCCGCCGCAGCGCCGCCGCCGGCCTGCCCACATCCAGCACCAGTCCGACCCGGCTGTCCCGCATCCAGGAAAAAGATGAGCTCCGATCCCTCAACGACCGCCTCGCCAATTACATCCAGCGGGTCCAAGACCTGGAGAGTGAGAGGTCCTCCATGCTCATCCAGCTGGAGGATAAAGACGAGTCGAAGAGCCGGGAGATGGGCAACGTGCGGCGGCTGTACGAGGAGGAGTTGGCCGATGTTAGGAAGTCCCTGGACGGCCTGGCCGGAGAGAGGGCCCGGCTGCAGATCGACTACGGAAATCTGTACGAGGAGTACAGGAAACTTAAAGCAAG GAACCAGAAGAAGGAGGGCGATCTGGCCAACACGTTGTCCCAGTTGAGGACAGTTGAGGCTGCTCTGAGCTCCAAGGACGCCGAGTACACCAAGCTGCTGTCCGACAACAGGAGGCTCAATGAAGACTTCACGGACCTGCAGGGACAGCTGGAGAAC GTGGAGGTTGTTCTTGACGACACAAAGAACCAGCTCAGCTCTGAGATCTTGAGGAGGGTTGCGATGGAGAACCAGGTTCAAACACTTAAAGAACAGCTTGAACTCCAGAAGAACATCAGTGAGCAG GAAATCTTTGAGATCCGAAGCCGACATGAGAGCCAACTGGTAGAGCTGGACtctgggagacagagagagtttgAGAGTAAACTGTCCGAGTCGATGAGGGGGCTGCGCCAGGACCACgagtctcagctgcagcagtaTAAGGAAGAGATCGACAAGACGTTCAGTATGAAG TTACAGAACGCCCAGCAGGCTGCGCTGGAGAAAAACGAAGTCGCATCAGCCACCAATGATGAGCTCGAAACGACCAAGTTGAGATTGGAGACCCTCAGCTCTCAGCTTCAGCAGTATCAGAAAGAT AAAATGACGCTGGAAAGCCGCTTTCAGGACTTGGAGAGGACTTTAGACCGGGAGCGGGAGGTTTGGCAGCAGAAAATTGGTCACAAGGAGCAGGAGCTGCTAAACCTGAGGAGCCAGATGTACACCCAGTTGGAAGACTACGAGAACCTGCTGGACGTCAAGTTGGCTCTGGACATGGAGATCAATGCTTACAGGAAGAtgctggaggtggaggaagagag ATTGCATCTGTCACCCAGCCCCTCCCAGCGCACAGCTGTACCTCGGACACACGATCACAGCAGCCGCAGAATAAGAGGAAAGAAACGGAAACACGAAGGAGCCTCCGGCAGCTCACCGGCCTACAAAATGTCCAGTCATGCTACAGAGCAGAGTGCTGTTAGCGTGGCAGAGATAGACATGGAAGGCAAATATATACGATTGAAGAACAACTCTGAGAAG GAGCAGCAGCTAGGTGGTTGGGTGGTTCGTAAGATGTACCAAGACTCTGGGGACATCTCCTTCCACATCCCCCCCTCCTGTGTTCTGGCCTGTGGAGATACGCTCACA ATCTGGGCAGAAGGTGCAGGTGCTGAGGCTGATTCTAGAGACCTGATTCTTCAGGGCCACAGGAGCTGGGGCCCCATCATTGATGTAAGGGTGCTCCTTCTAAACCCCAACCATGAG AAAATAGCCGAGCGCCGGGTGTGTCTGCAGGGCAGAGGTGAAGAGGAAACTGAACTGGAGTTTGATGAAGAATTTGTCGCGGGCAGTGACATCCAGCATTATCGCAGACAG GATCTGTCTAAGGAAGTGAGCTGTGCCGTTATGTGA
- the lmnl3 gene encoding lamin L3 isoform X2, which translates to MASATSTPAASGSRTSRSVSRRSAAAGLPTSSTSPTRLSRIQEKDELRSLNDRLANYIQRVQDLESERSSMLIQLEDKDESKSREMGNVRRLYEEELADVRKSLDGLAGERARLQIDYGNLYEEYRKLKARNQKKEGDLANTLSQLRTVEAALSSKDAEYTKLLSDNRRLNEDFTDLQGQLENVEVVLDDTKNQLSSEILRRVAMENQVQTLKEQLELQKNISEQEIFEIRSRHESQLVELDSGRQREFESKLSESMRGLRQDHESQLQQYKEEIDKTFSMKLQNAQQAALEKNEVASATNDELETTKLRLETLSSQLQQYQKDKMTLESRFQDLERTLDREREVWQQKIGHKEQELLNLRSQMYTQLEDYENLLDVKLALDMEINAYRKMLEVEEERLHLSPSPSQRTAVPRTHDHSSRRIRGKKRKHEGASGSSPAYKMSSHATEQSAVSVAEIDMEGKYIRLKNNSEKEQQLGGWVVRKMYQDSGDISFHIPPSCVLACGDTLTIWAEGAGAEADSRDLILQGHRSWGPIIDVRVLLLNPNHEKIAERRVCLQGRGEEETELEFDEEFVAGSDIQHYRRQPKRKKKCCSVS; encoded by the exons ATGGCCTCTGCCACCTCCACCCCTGCCGCCTCCGGGAGCCGCACCAGCCGCTCCGTCAGCCGCCGCAGCGCCGCCGCCGGCCTGCCCACATCCAGCACCAGTCCGACCCGGCTGTCCCGCATCCAGGAAAAAGATGAGCTCCGATCCCTCAACGACCGCCTCGCCAATTACATCCAGCGGGTCCAAGACCTGGAGAGTGAGAGGTCCTCCATGCTCATCCAGCTGGAGGATAAAGACGAGTCGAAGAGCCGGGAGATGGGCAACGTGCGGCGGCTGTACGAGGAGGAGTTGGCCGATGTTAGGAAGTCCCTGGACGGCCTGGCCGGAGAGAGGGCCCGGCTGCAGATCGACTACGGAAATCTGTACGAGGAGTACAGGAAACTTAAAGCAAG GAACCAGAAGAAGGAGGGCGATCTGGCCAACACGTTGTCCCAGTTGAGGACAGTTGAGGCTGCTCTGAGCTCCAAGGACGCCGAGTACACCAAGCTGCTGTCCGACAACAGGAGGCTCAATGAAGACTTCACGGACCTGCAGGGACAGCTGGAGAAC GTGGAGGTTGTTCTTGACGACACAAAGAACCAGCTCAGCTCTGAGATCTTGAGGAGGGTTGCGATGGAGAACCAGGTTCAAACACTTAAAGAACAGCTTGAACTCCAGAAGAACATCAGTGAGCAG GAAATCTTTGAGATCCGAAGCCGACATGAGAGCCAACTGGTAGAGCTGGACtctgggagacagagagagtttgAGAGTAAACTGTCCGAGTCGATGAGGGGGCTGCGCCAGGACCACgagtctcagctgcagcagtaTAAGGAAGAGATCGACAAGACGTTCAGTATGAAG TTACAGAACGCCCAGCAGGCTGCGCTGGAGAAAAACGAAGTCGCATCAGCCACCAATGATGAGCTCGAAACGACCAAGTTGAGATTGGAGACCCTCAGCTCTCAGCTTCAGCAGTATCAGAAAGAT AAAATGACGCTGGAAAGCCGCTTTCAGGACTTGGAGAGGACTTTAGACCGGGAGCGGGAGGTTTGGCAGCAGAAAATTGGTCACAAGGAGCAGGAGCTGCTAAACCTGAGGAGCCAGATGTACACCCAGTTGGAAGACTACGAGAACCTGCTGGACGTCAAGTTGGCTCTGGACATGGAGATCAATGCTTACAGGAAGAtgctggaggtggaggaagagag ATTGCATCTGTCACCCAGCCCCTCCCAGCGCACAGCTGTACCTCGGACACACGATCACAGCAGCCGCAGAATAAGAGGAAAGAAACGGAAACACGAAGGAGCCTCCGGCAGCTCACCGGCCTACAAAATGTCCAGTCATGCTACAGAGCAGAGTGCTGTTAGCGTGGCAGAGATAGACATGGAAGGCAAATATATACGATTGAAGAACAACTCTGAGAAG GAGCAGCAGCTAGGTGGTTGGGTGGTTCGTAAGATGTACCAAGACTCTGGGGACATCTCCTTCCACATCCCCCCCTCCTGTGTTCTGGCCTGTGGAGATACGCTCACA ATCTGGGCAGAAGGTGCAGGTGCTGAGGCTGATTCTAGAGACCTGATTCTTCAGGGCCACAGGAGCTGGGGCCCCATCATTGATGTAAGGGTGCTCCTTCTAAACCCCAACCATGAG AAAATAGCCGAGCGCCGGGTGTGTCTGCAGGGCAGAGGTGAAGAGGAAACTGAACTGGAGTTTGATGAAGAATTTGTCGCGGGCAGTGACATCCAGCATTATCGCAGACAG CCcaagagaaagaagaagtgtTGTTCTGTCTCTTGA
- the zgc:158785 gene encoding E3 ubiquitin-protein ligase MARCHF3, producing MAPDIAEMTAEETLDQWVSSPVGELKLTADQELEEELHRFDQVTDYHTDTPSEECTAISESEEVICRICHEGGASGELLSPCECSGSLAMVHQACLEHWLTASNSSHCELCHHQFALERLSKPLTEWLGSPSVQQQRRTLCGDAVCFLFITPLASLSGWLCVQGARDLYNTNGMEALGLLVLTLALFTIYVFWTVVSVRYHMHLFKTWKKTDQRVRLQVPLQAHNTLNQQTLSVNIPGKAPNKETMV from the exons ATGGCCCCTGATATAGCAGAGATGACAGCAGAGGAAACACTGGACCAATGGGTGTCCAGCCCTGTGGGGGAGCTAAAATTAACCGCTGACCAAGAGCTCGAGGAGGAACTCCACAGATTCGACCAAGTGACCGACTATCACACGGACACGCCCAGTGAGGAGTGTACAGCAATCAGTGAGAG TGAGGAGGTGATCTGCAGGATCTGCCATGAAGGCGGAGCCTCGGGGGAGCTGTTGTCCCCGTGCGAGTGCTCTGGAAGCCTGGCCATGGTGCATCAGGCCTGCCTGGAGCATTGGCTGACCGCCTCCAACAGCAGCCATTGTGAACTCTGCCACCACCAGTTTGCATTGGAGCGCCTGTCAAAACCTCTGACTGAG TGGCTGGGTTCTCcctctgtgcagcagcagagaaggaCGTTGTGCGGTGACGCAGTGTGTTTCCTGTTCATCACGCCACTGGCCAGCCTCTCAGGATGGCTGTGTGTTCAGGGAGCCAGAGACCTCTACAACACCAACGGCATGGAGGCTCTGGGGCTGCTGGTCCTCACGCTGGCCCTCTTTACCATATATGTCTTTTGGACTGTG GTGTCTGTGCGCTACCACATGCATCTGTTCAAGACGTGGAAGAAGACCGACCAGAGAGTGCGACTGCAAGTTCCCCTGCAAGCCCACAACACACTAAACCAACAGACGCTGTCCGTAAACATCCCCGGCAAAGCCCCCAACAAGGAGACTATGGTGTAG